The DNA segment aagatctctgaggatctaacctggtcccaacatatcgatgcagttataaaaaaggcaagacagcggctatactttatgaggagtatttctgtttttgcactttataaaaatctattcaatatacatatacagtaattgatttgcttatttattactattttaaaattttatttataattatttcttttcgctgctagattatgtattgcattgaactgctgctgctaagttaataaatttcacgtcacatgctggtgataataaacctgattctgattctgattcttgagatttcagaaaatggtgcaaaataaaacaaaatcatccagtgagtggcagttgtgtgtgcaaaaacaccttgttaattaaAAGGGTCagtggagaatagccagactagttcaagctgagaggaagacACCAGTAACaataataaccatgtgttacaacagtggtgtgtagaacaagacattgaatgcacaacacatcgaaccttaaagtggatgggtgacagcagcagatgaccaagAAAATACACTATTTTATATAAAAACTTGATACAGcaattatgcatttatatttattctcttaaactctctctatctctgtctctctctctcacacacacacacacacacacacacacacacacacacacacacacacacacacacacacacacacacacacacacacacacacacacacacacacacacacacacacacacacacacacacacacacacacacacttatatgATAACTTTTACCTTCAGCTTTAATGAAAGAATTTGGATTCGAAACTTCTGTGTCGTTTGTGACAGCTACTGACTCCTCTTTCCCGAATCCTGATCGTAGTGTCATATCTTCAGCCACCGGTTTATAAATTGTGAAatccacttcctcatctctgCGTTCTGGCTGTCCACATCTCTGCCAATCTGTATTGAATTTTTGACCTCTTGGTGGATCTCCTCTCTTGTTCAGTTTCTTCCTGTGCTCCACCGATCTCACCTCCATGGACCTTCTTTGTTCAAATATCGGCTTTTCTCCTACAGATTCAAGACTTCTGCTCAACGGCACTCTTCTCTCTCCCATCAGCACCATTGGAGCGTCACCTGTTCCACAATCTGGGCTCTCTTCATCGTTCTTCACTTGTTCTTCGCCACCCACTTCTTGATCCTCACTGTCACATCTCACTTTCTCTTCTGTGACAATTACATTGTCTTTgttttcattttccactttctcCTCTGCAACCATTCCTTCATTGTGGTTTTCATTTATCATGTTCTTATCGCCGGTATCCTTATTTTCACCCACTTGGGTCATTGTTGGGCTGGCCACATCTGGAAGAAAATTCCTGAGGGCTGACTCGGGACCTGGCTTTCCACCTGGCTGTTCTTGAGGACTAATTCCATGCTGCTTTCCTTTGTCCCTTTCTTCCATATTATCAGCCATATTCTGGCTCCCTGTTTCTATATTCAGATTCCCAGTGCTGAGCTCTGAATAACCTGCCTGTAAATACAGATTATTCTCACCTGGACACAGATCTCCCATTTCATCTTCCGACTCACTAAACTCTGGATCTGAGCTTCCATACTCCAGATCTGTCTCGAGTATGACTGCGAGACCAGAGCATCTCCCGCTTTCAGGCTCCACTTGCTCAACACTGGGCACCGTTCCCCAAACTTCCTGCTGGGCCGCCTCTGCTCCTAGTTCAGCTTCCCCTCTGAGGGGGCCCTTCCTGGCATTCTTCCTGCGGGCCCACAGGCTGAAGGCAACTGCAGCCCCACCAGCCGACAGGCCAAGGAGCAGCAGTGCTGAAAGTTTACAGCGGTTCATTAGGATGTTCCATGGGAAAACAACAGAATTTCAAACAATACTGTAGACACAAAGTAAGAAGGTACTCCCCTCTTCGACAGAGACGAGCACAGACCTTGGACTGTGTAGTGGACAACTCCCGTCCGgcagttatcaaaatatttaacAGTCCCCAAGAAAAATAAGATGCACTGATGACATCACAATctgcctcattatgaccttgtgcGTGACGACAAGAAAATGCACGAGTGTTGTGGAAATGGCTCAGATCGTCATggaaaccaccccccccacccgtaCCATAAGATGCACTGATGACATCACAATCGACCGCATTATGACCTTGTGCGTGACGACAAGAAAATGCACGAGTGTTGTGGAAATGGCTCAGATCGTCATGGaaaccaaccccccccacccGTACCATAAGATGCACTGatgacatcacaatctacctcattatgatcttgtactttattgtttacctgcactgcactctctctggggCTGATACACTTTATCCTgccttctgttattgttttaccttcttgtacctcaaagcactgtgtaatcTGTCTGAACaaaatgcaagacaagcttttcactggatcTCGGTACATGGAAGAATATTAAACCTATCCCAATCCCAAAACCAAATACTGGAAATAAAGAAAGAAGCCTGAGGCCTGTTGCAGGAAGGGTAGGCGTCCATTTTAATGCAGATTTGGATATTTTGTGCCCATGTCCCCAACATTTCCTGTGGGCACtcccacccctcactgtctcttgACCATGACACTGAGGCTGAGACAATGCTGATACTTGAAGACCCTGTAttactggagacacaagagatggcaGATTGGGGTCAGAGCGTCATCCCACGCACAAACAAGCCCTCAGATCCAAATGGTCCATGCAAACCCAGATGTCTGTCCAAGctcgtcccatttgcctgcattcggACCACATCCCTCTAATCTTTCCAAACCATGTTCCAGTCCAACTGTCATTTAAATGTGATGGTacacacctctaccacttcctccggcagcttgACTgaaatagagacatagaaacgtagaaaacctacagcacaatacaggcccttcggcccacataactgtgccaaacatgtccttaccttagaactacctaggttgaCCTATATCCTTTATTTTGCCAAgccccatgtacctgtccaggagtcttttaaaagaccctatcatttccgtctCCACGACCGCAGCTGTCAGGCCAttgcacgcactcaccactctcggcgtaaaaaacttacccctgacatctcctctctacctacttctaagcaccgtAAAAGCTTGCCCTCTcgtggtagccatttcagccctgggaaaaagcctctgactatccacacgatcaatgcctctcatcatcttatactcctgTATCAGGTCAGTTCTCATCCTTCATTGCTCCGAgaaggaaaggccaagttcactcaacctattctcataaggcatgctccccaatcaaggcaacatcgttataaatctcctctgcaccatttctatggtttccacatccgtcctgtagtgaggcaagcaGAACTCAGTACAGTATTCCATGTGGTcaggaccagggtcctatatagctgcaacattaccacttggctgctaaactcaatcccatggttgatgaaagccagtgcaccgtatgctttcttagccacagagtcaacctgcgtagcagctttgagtgtcctatggactcggaccccaagatccctctgatc comes from the Mobula hypostoma chromosome 26, sMobHyp1.1, whole genome shotgun sequence genome and includes:
- the LOC134338096 gene encoding uncharacterized protein LOC134338096; this translates as MNRCKLSALLLLGLSAGGAAVAFSLWARRKNARKGPLRGEAELGAEAAQQEVWGTVPSVEQVEPESGRCSGLAVILETDLEYGSSDPEFSESEDEMGDLCPGENNLYLQAGYSELSTGNLNIETGSQNMADNMEERDKGKQHGISPQEQPGGKPGPESALRNFLPDVASPTMTQVGENKDTGDKNMINENHNEGMVAEEKVENENKDNVIVTEEKVRCDSEDQEVGGEEQVKNDEESPDCGTGDAPMVLMGERRVPLSRSLESVGEKPIFEQRRSMEVRSVEHRKKLNKRGDPPRGQKFNTDWQRCGQPERRDEEVDFTIYKPVAEDMTLRSGFGKEESVAVTNDTEVSNPNSFIKAEDLFVDEGIRAMRRGSHLLKVRSPSWMRFRLYKLQKDYQTVWYSSEKICKWARNQTFSIYDIEEVRAGHHSEVTSENRSDYNFSIIFKGREKNLDLVANSAMEAQYWIDGLNNLKMYYTRRERREQNSYMVRYQLEGPNRVKAYDSCPDCSRAARSSIAAGLKVPPATSSWMR